In one Acomys russatus chromosome 15, mAcoRus1.1, whole genome shotgun sequence genomic region, the following are encoded:
- the Rbm46 gene encoding probable RNA-binding protein 46 isoform X2, with protein MNEENTDGTNGCSKVRTGTQNEAALLALMEKTGYNMVQENGQRKFGGPPPGWEGPPPPRGCEVFVGKIPRDMYEDELVPVFERAGKIYEFRLMMEFSGENRGYAFVMYTTKEEAQLAIRILNNYEIRPGKFIGVCVSLDNCRLFIGAIPKEKKKEEILDEMKKVTEGVVDVIVYPSATDKTKNRGFAFVEYESHRAAAMARRKLIPGTFQLWGHTIQVDWADPEKEVDEETMQRVKVLYVRNLMISTTEETIKAEFNKFKPGAVERVKKLRDYAFVHFFNREDAVAAMSVMNGKCIDGASIEVTLAKPVNKENTWRQHLNGQISPNSENLLVYTNKEESHSKTLGKPPALPTRLNGQHSPSPPEIERCTYPFFPGTKLTPISMYSLKSNHFNSAVMHLDYYCNKNNWAPPEYYLYSTTSQDGKVLLVYKIVIPAIANGSQSYFMPDKLCTTLEDAKELAAQFTLLHLDREHSLFSLDLCRRIWRK; from the exons ATGAATGAAGAAAACACTGATGGAACAAATGGATGCAGTAAAGTACGGACTGGCACTCAGAATGAAGCCGCCTTGCTGGCTCTCATGGAAAAGACTGGCTACAACATGGTCCAAGAAAATGGGCAAAGGAAATTTGGTGGTCCTCCTCCAG gTTGGGAAGGTCCACCTCCCCCTAGAGGCTGTGAAGTTTTTGTTGGAAAAATACCTCGTGATATGTATGAAGATGAATTGGTTCCTGTGTTTGAAAGAGCTGGGAAGATATATGAGTTTCGACTGATGATGGAATTTAGTGGTGAAAATAGAGGTTATGCTTTTGTGATGTACACTACGAAAGAAGAAGCCCAATTAGCCATCCGGATTCTTAACAATTACGAGATTCGACCAGGGAagtttattggtgtgtgtgtaagcttgGATAATTGCAGATTGTTTATTGGAGCAattcccaaagaaaagaaaaaggaagaaattttggATGAAATGAAGAAAGTTACAGAAGGTGTTGTAGATGTGATTGTTTATCCAAGTGCAACTGATAAGACCAAGAACCGTGGCTTTGCGTTTGTTGAGTATGAGTCCCACAGAGCAGCTGCTATGGCCAGGAGAAAGCTGATCCCAG gaaCGTTTCAACTCTGGGGCCACACCATTCAGGTAGATTGGGCTGATCCAGAGAAAGAAGTTGATGAGGAAACCATGCAGAGAGTTAAAGTTCTCTATGTAAGAAATCTAATGATCTCAACGACAGAGGAAACAATTAAAGCAGAATTCAATAAATTCAAGCCTGGTGCAGTGGAACGAGTAAAGAAGCTTAGGGATTATGCGTTTGTTCACTTTTTCAACCGAGAAGATGCAGTGGCTGCTATGTCTGTTATGAATGGAAAATGTATCGATGGAGCCAGTATTGAGGTAACGCTGGCAAAGccagtgaataaagaaaatacttgGCGACAGCATCTTAATGGTCAGATCAGCCCCAATTCTGAAAATCTACTTGTATATACTAACAAAGAAGAGAGTCACTCCAAAACTCTAGGCAAGCCACCAGCTCTTCCAACTCGTCTCAATGGTCAGCATAGTCCAAGTCCCCCTGAAATTGAAAGATGTACTTACCCTTTTTTCCCTGGAACAAAGCTGACCCCAATTAGTATGTATTCTTTAAAATCCAATCATTTTAATTCTGCAGTGATGCATTTGGATTATTactgcaacaaaaataattgggCACCACCAGAATATTACTTATATTCAACAACCAGTCAGGATGGAAAAGTACTCTTGGTGTATAAGATAGTCATTCCTGCGATTGCAAATGGATCCCAGAGCTACTTTATGCCTGATAAACTCTGCACTACGCTGGAAGACGCAAAGGAACTAGCAGCCCAGTTCACGCTGCTTCATTTGG